The sequence CATCCCGCCCCGCGCGGCCCAGCCCCCGCAGCACGTCGCCGGCCCGCTCCTCGCGCTCCGGATACGCCGCGACCTTCAAGCCACGGCGCAGCAGTTCCTCGCGCGCGACGGGCATGGCGCCCAGCGTCTCGCCCAACTGCTTGTCGCGGGCCAGGTGCTGAAGCAGCTCGCGCAGCTCGTCATCGAAGGTGGTGTGGAGGATGAAGAGGGCGAACACCTCGGCGCGCGGCGGGCCGTACTGCTCGACTGCCGTGACGAGGAAGGCCGCGCGCTTGCGTTGAAGGATGCTGGAGGACTTCGCGTCCAGCGGGCCCAGGGCTCCCAGCCGGACTGCATCCCAGTCGTCCAGGCCATCCACCAGCCGGGGCATGTCCACCCCTCGCTGCATGGCCACGAAGGCCGCAGGCGAGGCACAGGACAGAAAGGGCGCGAGGCGCTGCTCGCTGCGGTCCAGGTCGGGCCAGCCGGGCGGCGGTGCCTGACCGTCGCAGGCCCATTCCCTGTCTTCAGGAGCCTGCGCGGAAGCCTTCCGGGAAGCTCCCGCCCAGGGACTCCATGTGGGCCGCGACGCCGGTGTTCCGTAGCGCCACGTGCCCCCGTGGGACGGCGACGAGGCACAGCCTGCGAGCAGCAGGGCCATGCACGTCAGCACCGCCCACCGCTGCACGGAGCTCAGTCGAGCCCCTCGTAGGAGGCATACGCGGTGAGGACGCCCGACCACTGTCCCGTCCACGTGTCGTAGACCTGCACCCGCTGGCTCAGCGTCTGGTAGCGGGAGATGGTGCGCAGGCAGATGTTGCCCTCATCCAGGGTGTACCCGGTCGACTGGCAGGTCCCATCCAGGAACTGCACGACGTAGCGGCCCCCGGATTGATCAATCCCCTGCACCCCGAAGACGACCTGCGTCGTGTACGCGCTGCCCATGGAGAAGCAGGAGCCGGGTTGCAGGTACTCCCAAGCGGGCGTGTCCACGTAGCAGGCCGCGACCGCATCACCTGCGCCCAGCGACTGGATGCCTTCAGGCGCTCGGGACTCCGAGGCCCAGACAGCGGACGACAGCGACATCGCGGCGACGGCGGAGACTCCAGCAAGCAGACGGCGCATGGCACCTCTCCTGTGACGGGGAGTGAGAGGCTACCGATGGCGCCAATGGCAATCAATGCGAGGCCAATGGCAATCCGATGTCAGGGTGCAAAGTTCGCGGCTTGCTGGACGCGGGGATGTCTGTCCATGGCTCGTGCGCGGGCGCGCTCCGTCACGGCACGGTGGCGGGATCCGCGAAGCGCGGGTCGCTCAGGAACGCGGTGTCCGTGAGCGATTCCAGGAACGCGATGACGTCCGCCTTCTCGTCGGGCGTCAGCTCGAAGCCGCGCACGAAGGCGCTCTGCAGGGGGCTCGGCTTTCCTCCGTTCGCCGCCCTCGCGCGGCCTCCCGCCGCGTAGTGGTCCAGCACGTCGGAGAGCGTCGCCACGCTGCCGTCGTGCATGTACGGCGCGGTGACGGCCACGTTGCGCAGGGACGGCGCGCGGAAGCGCCCCATGTCCTCCGGCCGGACCGTGATTTCGTAGAGGCCGGTATCCCCGATGGGATACGCGCCGCGGCCGTCCTCGTTGTAGAGCCCCGTGTTGTGATACGGCAGCGCCGGCTCCGGCGTCGTCTCGTGCACGGTCGCGTCCTGGAAGTTGAAGCCGGAGTGGCAGTGGTCGCACTCCATGCGCTCGGACAGGAACAGCTGCAGGCCCCGCTTCGCCGCGGGGCTCAGCGCGTCCACGTCCTTGCCGTAGAGATAGCGGTCATACGGCGACGTGCCGGAGATGAGCGACCGCTCGAACGCCGCCAGCGCCCGCGTCAACGTGGCCAGCGACACCGGCGTGGCCTCACCCGGGAACGCCTCCGCGAAGCGGGCCGTCAGGTCCGGGTCGGCGCGCAGCCGCTCCAACAAGATGTCCTGTTGATCCGCGAACCCCAGCTCCACCGGGTCTCTTCCGAACAGCGGCACCCGTGCTTGCGCCTCCAGCGTGGTGAGCGCGGAGTTGGCCCAGGTGAGGCTGGTCGCGTACGCGACGTTCGCCAGCCCCTGCCCGTTGCGGCGGTGCGTCTGCCCCGTGCTGCCCACCGCGTGCACGCGACCGTCCGTGAAGGCCCGGGCCTGCTCGTGGCAGGAACCG is a genomic window of Corallococcus macrosporus containing:
- a CDS encoding methanobactin export MATE transporter MbnM, translating into MALATVALLATGCADPSGPSEQPTPYDWKLPAGFPVPRVPEDNPMSEAKVQLGRRLFYDKRLSLNGTQSCGSCHEQARAFTDGRVHAVGSTGQTHRRNGQGLANVAYATSLTWANSALTTLEAQARVPLFGRDPVELGFADQQDILLERLRADPDLTARFAEAFPGEATPVSLATLTRALAAFERSLISGTSPYDRYLYGKDVDALSPAAKRGLQLFLSERMECDHCHSGFNFQDATVHETTPEPALPYHNTGLYNEDGRGAYPIGDTGLYEITVRPEDMGRFRAPSLRNVAVTAPYMHDGSVATLSDVLDHYAAGGRARAANGGKPSPLQSAFVRGFELTPDEKADVIAFLESLTDTAFLSDPRFADPATVP